From the Francisella frigiditurris genome, one window contains:
- the cdd gene encoding cytidine deaminase, with protein MTITNEDNILIDKAYEAFLNAHAPYSKFKVGAALLMKDGNIINGANVENCTFGLTNCAERTAIFYAFSQGYRKNDIVKIAVLADTEKAVSPCGACRQIMSEHLTLDCPIILTNITKSDIVETNIRELLPYIYELPSDL; from the coding sequence ATGACTATAACGAATGAAGATAATATTTTAATTGATAAAGCATATGAAGCTTTCCTAAATGCTCATGCTCCTTATTCTAAATTCAAAGTTGGAGCAGCTCTTCTAATGAAAGATGGAAATATTATAAATGGTGCTAACGTTGAAAACTGTACATTTGGTCTTACGAACTGTGCTGAAAGAACAGCTATTTTTTATGCATTCTCTCAGGGATATAGAAAAAATGATATTGTTAAAATCGCTGTTCTTGCTGACACTGAGAAAGCTGTTTCTCCTTGTGGAGCATGTAGACAAATAATGTCTGAACACCTTACATTAGATTGCCCAATAATTCTTACAAATATAACAAAATCAGATATTGTAGAAACGAATATAAGAGAATTACTACCTTATATATACGAATTACCTTCAGATTTATAA